One window of Thermocoleostomius sinensis A174 genomic DNA carries:
- the ftsZ gene encoding cell division protein FtsZ, whose product MTLNSRLVSTHTNSPDGDQDLFSTMNSTNPFTNSGIHLGQPRDLKGAVAEDTRSDEIVPSNVAKIKVIGVGGGGCNAVNRMIASDLTGVEFWSINTDAQALTHASALNRLQIGQKLTRGLGAGGNPAIGQKAAEESRDEIAASLDQCDLVFITAGMGGGTGTGAAPIVAEVAKEVGALTVGVVTRPFTFEGKRRTSQADEGIAALQSRVDTLIIIPNDKLLSVISEQTPVQEAFRVADDILRQGVQGISDIITIPGLVNVDFADVRAVMADAGSALMGIGIGSGKSRAREAAMSAISSPLLESSIDGAKGVVFNITGGYDLTLHEVNSAAEIIYEAVDPNANIIFGAVLDDRLQGEIRITVIATGFSSQPEPPVAQTTTTRVSPLKRTPTVPPPPPTSQPPVSPASEPRSKPNLDIPEFLQRRRPPR is encoded by the coding sequence ATGACACTTAATAGTAGATTAGTATCTACCCACACAAACTCTCCGGATGGAGATCAGGATCTTTTTTCGACAATGAACAGCACAAATCCTTTCACAAATTCTGGCATACACTTGGGTCAGCCTCGCGATCTGAAAGGGGCCGTGGCAGAGGACACCAGGAGTGATGAGATTGTGCCAAGCAATGTAGCAAAAATTAAAGTCATTGGAGTGGGTGGCGGTGGCTGTAATGCCGTGAATCGGATGATTGCCAGCGATCTAACCGGGGTAGAGTTTTGGTCGATCAACACCGATGCTCAAGCGCTTACCCACGCTTCAGCCCTAAACCGCCTACAGATTGGGCAAAAGTTAACCCGGGGTTTGGGGGCGGGTGGTAATCCTGCGATCGGACAAAAGGCAGCGGAAGAATCGCGCGATGAGATTGCGGCATCGTTGGATCAGTGCGATTTGGTTTTCATCACAGCCGGCATGGGTGGTGGTACGGGTACCGGGGCGGCTCCGATTGTAGCAGAAGTTGCTAAAGAGGTCGGCGCGTTGACTGTTGGCGTGGTGACTCGTCCGTTTACGTTTGAAGGTAAGCGTCGGACAAGTCAGGCTGATGAGGGCATTGCCGCTCTGCAAAGCCGAGTCGATACCCTAATTATTATTCCTAACGACAAGCTGCTATCGGTGATTTCGGAACAAACCCCTGTACAAGAAGCGTTCCGAGTGGCTGACGACATTCTGCGCCAAGGAGTTCAAGGCATTTCGGACATTATTACGATCCCCGGTTTGGTCAATGTGGACTTTGCCGATGTGCGGGCCGTGATGGCAGATGCTGGGTCGGCGCTGATGGGGATTGGGATTGGTTCGGGCAAGTCCAGAGCCAGAGAGGCTGCGATGTCTGCAATCTCTTCACCGCTGTTGGAATCCTCGATTGATGGAGCCAAAGGTGTTGTCTTTAATATCACTGGCGGCTATGACTTGACACTGCACGAAGTCAATTCGGCGGCTGAAATTATTTACGAAGCGGTTGATCCCAACGCCAATATCATCTTTGGGGCGGTGTTGGACGATCGCCTCCAAGGAGAAATTCGAATTACGGTGATCGCCACTGGGTTCTCTTCTCAGCCAGAGCCACCCGTGGCCCAAACCACCACGACACGGGTCTCGCCATTGAAGCGAACCCCCACCGTCCCCCCGCCACCGCCGACTTCTCAACCGCCAGTCTCACCTGCGTCTGAGCCGCGATCGAAACCCAATTTAGATATTCCCGAATTTCTCCAACGCCGCCGCCCACCTCGTTAA
- a CDS encoding DUF262 domain-containing protein — protein MTIQKYSVNQHPIQTLLAWVRSSKIAIPEIQRPFVWNATNVRDLIDSLYRRSKTTPTSCKSGGS, from the coding sequence ATGACTATTCAGAAATATTCTGTGAACCAGCACCCGATCCAAACGCTACTGGCTTGGGTTCGATCGAGCAAGATTGCGATTCCTGAAATTCAACGCCCGTTTGTCTGGAATGCCACCAACGTTCGAGATTTGATTGATTCTCTCTATCGACGGTCGAAGACTACACCGACTTCTTGCAAGAGCGGCGGAAGTTGA
- a CDS encoding cell division protein FtsQ/DivIB codes for MADISSPSQAELSSRRRQLQRQRRWRMLQTTWQVLMVSALAGGLLWSLSRSDWMIRSPQQIKIEGNQFLSSETIRAVLPIRYPQSLLSIQPQAIVHQLETEAPIAEAIVTRRLFPPSLTIQIQERYPVAIAYLTHSGDTASTAKGGQTPKLALLDEEGAWIPHEIYLALNSSQRLPDLKVIGMREEYRSQWPDLYQQVSQSPVKIAEIDWRDPNNLILYTEFGAIYLGAYSSRLEHQLRRLDQMRRLPEQVNPEQVDYIDLRNPDMPLIEMKNSEN; via the coding sequence ATGGCAGATATTTCATCTCCTTCTCAAGCAGAACTTTCCAGTCGGCGACGGCAGTTGCAGCGGCAGCGGCGTTGGCGCATGTTGCAAACAACGTGGCAAGTTCTGATGGTTAGCGCGCTAGCCGGAGGCTTACTCTGGTCATTGTCTCGCTCCGATTGGATGATCCGATCGCCACAGCAAATTAAAATTGAAGGCAATCAGTTTCTTTCCTCAGAAACCATTCGAGCGGTTTTGCCCATTCGTTACCCTCAGTCGCTGCTCAGCATTCAGCCCCAAGCGATTGTGCATCAGCTAGAAACTGAAGCTCCGATTGCAGAGGCGATCGTGACTCGTCGGTTGTTTCCGCCTAGCCTCACAATTCAAATTCAGGAACGATATCCGGTGGCTATTGCCTATTTAACCCATTCTGGGGATACAGCCTCAACCGCCAAAGGAGGACAAACTCCTAAATTGGCCCTGCTAGACGAAGAAGGGGCGTGGATTCCACACGAAATTTACCTTGCCTTGAATTCATCCCAGAGGTTACCAGACTTGAAGGTCATTGGAATGCGTGAGGAGTATCGATCGCAGTGGCCAGATCTCTATCAACAGGTAAGCCAAAGTCCCGTCAAAATTGCCGAAATTGATTGGCGCGATCCCAACAATTTAATTTTGTATACAGAATTTGGTGCGATCTATTTGGGTGCCTACAGTTCTCGACTGGAACATCAACTGCGGCGCTTAGACCAAATGCGACGTCTCCCCGAACAAGTTAATCCAGAGCAAGTTGATTATATCGATCTGCGTAATCCAGATATGCCATTAATTGAGATGAAAAACTCTGAAAATTGA
- a CDS encoding calcium-binding protein: MSEIIVLPGSGDPPGSGLYPDYGLRVISEQPVVLRRPPTTPAGTIAAIGSPVDDYIAAIDPNNTTIFTLAGGDGNDTLIGAAGPDVISGDGGNDVGQGGSGDDILDGGTGNDVLQGEDGNDFLQGGDGNDTLQGGNGTDLLVGGSRDDYLDGGPGNDVLIGGPGRDVLVGGEGDDRLQGGPGKDLLTGGLGKDSFRFEKGSTGSKKRKRVDVITDFNPQEDTIELDRRLLKGQVNLGELKDEHFKSVRKIRNDIDAKIIYERRSGLLYFNPEKGPTIILMQLDKNLKITAANFEVFY; this comes from the coding sequence ATGTCAGAAATTATCGTATTACCTGGGTCGGGAGACCCGCCTGGTAGTGGTTTATATCCAGACTATGGATTGCGAGTAATTAGTGAACAACCTGTGGTGCTACGCCGCCCACCCACAACGCCCGCAGGAACGATCGCCGCAATTGGCAGCCCAGTTGATGACTACATCGCCGCAATTGATCCGAACAATACAACCATCTTTACCTTGGCTGGGGGTGATGGCAATGATACGTTAATTGGCGCTGCTGGGCCAGACGTCATTTCTGGTGACGGGGGCAACGATGTGGGGCAAGGCGGCAGTGGTGATGACATCTTGGACGGTGGAACTGGGAATGACGTGCTGCAAGGAGAAGATGGCAATGATTTTCTTCAGGGGGGCGATGGCAATGATACGCTTCAAGGTGGAAACGGCACCGACTTGCTAGTGGGTGGTTCAAGAGATGACTATTTGGATGGCGGTCCGGGCAATGACGTGTTGATTGGTGGACCAGGGCGAGATGTTTTAGTTGGCGGGGAGGGTGACGATCGCCTGCAAGGTGGCCCAGGCAAGGATTTACTAACAGGTGGACTTGGCAAGGATAGTTTTCGGTTTGAGAAAGGTTCAACAGGCAGCAAGAAGCGAAAACGAGTGGATGTGATTACGGACTTCAATCCACAAGAAGACACAATTGAATTAGATCGTCGATTGCTAAAAGGACAAGTCAATTTAGGTGAACTCAAGGATGAACACTTCAAGTCGGTACGAAAGATAAGGAATGATATCGATGCAAAAATTATCTATGAACGTCGATCGGGTTTGCTTTACTTCAATCCTGAGAAAGGCCCAACGATTATTCTGATGCAGCTAGACAAGAATCTGAAAATTACGGCTGCAAACTTTGAAGTGTTCTATTAG
- a CDS encoding tetratricopeptide repeat protein, producing MLGYLDQAIADFDHALWTGQGVVSACQTLGNILQALGRFDESVDWHARATQTSGNRAELFSGLGTLYAQQQRWDEAIAAYRQTLKLQPTHAETCWNLANIYALLNQPVEALEYRHRALKQSPRWATCQSHFSLGNDLMANHQIEAAIAAYHRALNLEASFAPAHYNLAVIFSNQKNYEAAIASYHRVLELEPDRIEAYLGLGQALEQQNQWQEALTWYRQAIELAPESVAAHYALGQLLLCQELWNESLVIYRRLIELQPADFKAYFHLGFALLNQRQYAQATAAFRHAIDRAPTQPEPYYYLTRALFEQQQWMEVISTALHVIRQQPNCSDIYRLLGHAIQQQSRQPRGLHKLIAHYRQSPLSSEHGLTFYLHVGDRLLKQRQFNGAILFYRLAVWHQPENEIAATNLKRAFAKRKQLEKTIATRRQQLTENPHQIKLYSQLSNLLTECGDLDEAIALSDRANLLQRWRHVSEKHYEFTWDWFSHRIPIWQEHLGHLAHQHGLQALELGCWEGRSTCWLLDHILTSHDSRIVCLDWTFQARFDLNIDRSDERTKVTKRSGNPLTHLATLPPATYDLIHVGSDDLATLQQRLALCWQALKPNGILLVDEYCQGYLIDDSGNPENVRDGIDQHNQHFKATIDRVLILIATEAKILYQNRQILIQKSLHSVP from the coding sequence ATGTTAGGTTACCTAGATCAAGCCATTGCCGATTTTGATCACGCGCTTTGGACAGGGCAAGGGGTCGTTAGCGCTTGCCAAACCTTGGGCAATATTTTGCAAGCACTGGGACGATTTGATGAATCTGTAGATTGGCATGCCCGTGCGACACAAACAAGCGGCAATCGAGCGGAATTATTTTCAGGACTGGGTACACTGTATGCCCAACAACAGCGTTGGGATGAAGCGATCGCCGCCTATCGTCAAACGCTGAAACTACAGCCAACTCACGCAGAAACCTGTTGGAATCTGGCAAATATCTATGCCTTGCTAAATCAACCTGTTGAAGCGTTAGAGTACCGTCATCGAGCACTCAAGCAATCTCCTCGTTGGGCTACCTGCCAAAGCCATTTCAGTTTGGGTAATGATTTGATGGCAAACCATCAAATCGAAGCCGCCATAGCCGCTTACCATCGGGCCCTCAACTTAGAGGCTAGCTTTGCGCCTGCGCACTACAATCTAGCGGTAATCTTTAGCAATCAGAAAAACTACGAGGCGGCGATCGCATCCTATCACCGTGTGCTGGAACTAGAGCCTGATCGGATTGAAGCCTATTTAGGACTAGGGCAAGCTTTGGAGCAGCAAAACCAGTGGCAAGAGGCGCTGACTTGGTATCGGCAAGCAATTGAACTAGCTCCTGAATCGGTGGCAGCCCATTATGCCTTGGGGCAATTGCTGTTATGTCAGGAACTGTGGAACGAGAGCTTGGTGATTTATCGTCGCCTGATTGAATTGCAGCCAGCGGACTTTAAAGCGTATTTCCATCTGGGATTTGCCTTGCTGAACCAACGGCAGTATGCGCAGGCGACCGCCGCATTTCGCCATGCCATCGATCGTGCTCCTACTCAACCTGAACCCTATTACTATCTAACCCGTGCGTTGTTCGAGCAACAGCAATGGATGGAGGTCATTTCAACGGCGCTACACGTGATTCGGCAACAACCCAATTGCTCAGATATCTACAGGCTGCTGGGTCATGCCATTCAACAGCAATCGCGGCAGCCGAGAGGGCTACACAAATTGATCGCTCACTATCGTCAGAGTCCTTTAAGTTCTGAGCACGGGCTGACTTTCTATCTGCATGTTGGGGATCGCTTATTGAAACAACGGCAGTTTAATGGAGCCATCTTGTTTTACCGTTTAGCAGTATGGCATCAGCCAGAAAACGAAATCGCCGCCACCAATCTAAAACGCGCCTTTGCTAAACGCAAGCAACTAGAGAAGACGATCGCCACTCGTCGGCAGCAATTGACAGAAAATCCGCATCAGATCAAACTGTACAGCCAGCTTAGTAATCTGTTGACCGAGTGTGGAGACTTGGATGAGGCAATCGCGCTCAGCGACCGAGCTAATTTGTTGCAACGATGGCGGCACGTTTCCGAAAAGCATTACGAATTTACATGGGACTGGTTCAGCCACCGCATTCCCATTTGGCAAGAACACTTGGGTCATCTTGCCCATCAACACGGATTACAAGCGTTGGAACTAGGGTGTTGGGAAGGACGGTCTACTTGTTGGTTGCTCGATCATATTTTAACTAGTCACGATAGCCGAATAGTTTGTTTAGATTGGACGTTTCAAGCACGCTTTGATCTCAACATCGATCGATCGGATGAGCGCACCAAAGTGACCAAACGATCAGGAAATCCCCTCACCCACCTAGCAACGCTACCTCCTGCCACCTATGACCTAATTCATGTGGGTAGCGATGATTTAGCGACTTTACAACAGCGCCTTGCTCTTTGTTGGCAAGCGTTGAAGCCCAACGGAATTTTGCTCGTAGATGAGTACTGTCAAGGCTATCTAATCGATGATTCAGGCAATCCAGAGAATGTAAGGGATGGGATTGATCAACACAATCAACATTTCAAAGCAACAATCGATCGGGTTCTCATTCTAATTGCTACCGAAGCTAAAATTCTCTATCAAAATCGTCAAATACTGATTCAAAAAAGTTTGCACTCTGTTCCATAG
- the cimA gene encoding citramalate synthase, whose amino-acid sequence MTSDQFTETQALNHSKFLWVYDTTLRDGAQREGLSLSIDDKLRIARELDRLGVPFIEGGWPGANPKDVQFFWQLQEEPLMNAEVVAFCSTRRPGKTAEADPMLQAILTAGTRWITLFGKSWDLHVTEGLQTSLEENLAMIRDTIAFFRHHQRRVIYDAEHWFDGYKCNPDYALSTLQAAIDGGAEWLVLCDTNGGTLPHEVSTIVRDVVQFVEHRAEIRKQNPVAGNPQPPTPNPQIGIHTHDDSGTAVANALAAVMEGARMVQGTINGYGERCGNANLCTLIPNLQLKLGYHCLDADRLTKLTDTSRLISEVVNLAPNDHAPFVGQSAFAHKGGIHVSAVERNPLTYEHIRPGQVGNCRRIVISDQAGLSNILAKARSFGIELNKQDPTCRQILHHLKMLENEGYQFEAAEASFELLMRQALGQRQALFEIKEFHIYCDVIRGSCDLIRGVDEWRGRSLATIKIGVNGQDILEAAEGNGPVAALDAALRKALINFYPEIAAFYLTDYKVRILDGAAGTSAKTRVLVESSNGHQRWTTVGVSGNIIDASYQAVVEGLEYGLLLQNQAKAALTS is encoded by the coding sequence ATGACTTCAGACCAGTTCACAGAAACTCAAGCCTTAAATCATTCAAAATTTCTTTGGGTCTATGACACAACCCTGCGAGACGGAGCACAGCGCGAAGGGCTATCGCTATCCATTGACGACAAACTGCGCATTGCTCGCGAGTTAGATCGCTTGGGCGTTCCCTTCATTGAAGGTGGTTGGCCGGGCGCAAATCCTAAAGATGTGCAGTTCTTCTGGCAATTGCAGGAAGAACCCCTGATGAATGCAGAAGTTGTGGCGTTTTGCTCCACGCGGCGACCGGGTAAAACCGCTGAGGCTGATCCGATGCTACAAGCGATTTTGACGGCCGGAACTCGTTGGATCACCTTATTTGGTAAATCCTGGGATCTACATGTCACCGAAGGATTGCAAACCAGCCTGGAAGAAAACTTAGCGATGATTCGCGACACGATCGCCTTTTTCCGTCACCACCAGCGCCGGGTGATTTATGACGCCGAGCATTGGTTTGATGGCTACAAATGTAATCCAGATTACGCACTGTCCACGTTGCAAGCCGCAATCGACGGAGGGGCGGAATGGTTGGTTCTGTGCGATACCAACGGCGGCACCTTGCCCCATGAAGTGAGTACGATCGTGCGGGATGTGGTGCAATTTGTGGAACACAGAGCCGAAATTCGGAAGCAGAACCCAGTTGCTGGCAACCCCCAACCCCCAACCCCTAACCCCCAAATCGGCATTCACACCCACGACGATTCAGGGACGGCCGTTGCCAATGCACTAGCAGCGGTGATGGAAGGCGCTAGGATGGTGCAGGGCACAATCAACGGCTATGGCGAACGCTGCGGCAATGCTAATCTCTGTACGCTGATTCCTAACCTTCAGCTAAAACTGGGCTACCACTGCCTGGATGCCGATCGCCTGACAAAATTAACCGATACCAGTCGCCTGATCAGCGAAGTCGTGAATCTGGCCCCCAACGATCATGCTCCGTTTGTGGGACAGTCGGCGTTTGCACATAAAGGCGGCATTCACGTCAGCGCGGTAGAGCGTAATCCATTAACCTACGAACACATTCGTCCGGGGCAGGTGGGCAATTGTCGTCGGATTGTGATTTCCGATCAGGCAGGGCTGAGCAACATTTTGGCCAAAGCCCGCAGTTTCGGCATTGAGTTGAACAAGCAAGACCCCACCTGTCGCCAAATTTTGCACCATCTCAAAATGCTGGAAAACGAAGGCTATCAGTTTGAAGCGGCAGAAGCCAGTTTTGAATTGCTGATGCGGCAAGCGCTGGGGCAACGACAGGCGTTATTTGAAATCAAAGAGTTTCACATTTACTGTGATGTGATTCGCGGCTCGTGCGATCTAATTCGGGGCGTGGACGAATGGCGGGGGCGATCGCTGGCCACGATCAAGATTGGCGTCAATGGTCAAGACATCCTGGAAGCTGCCGAAGGCAACGGCCCGGTTGCTGCCCTGGATGCCGCTTTACGCAAGGCTTTGATAAACTTCTACCCGGAAATTGCCGCATTTTATCTTACAGACTATAAAGTGCGAATCTTGGATGGAGCCGCCGGAACTTCGGCAAAAACGCGAGTGTTGGTGGAATCTAGCAACGGACATCAACGCTGGACAACGGTTGGTGTTTCTGGAAACATCATCGACGCCTCCTATCAAGCAGTCGTGGAAGGGCTGGAGTATGGCTTGCTGTTGCAAAACCAGGCAAAGGCAGCGCTAACCTCTTGA
- a CDS encoding M23 family metallopeptidase, with protein MRRSLARAALISGGLGWFGSLSLLSANISLAQTVSPSLVPNAEELLGPDLQSSSPSQVPGVTDSSEPIEPTIIEPATITPIEPEASLHSPETDTFPPASAPSSFDAPPASSIDVLVAPNLAEEAAEAFDSGTPAIDHGTYGNGAYIDPTPYSLGATQKPDIVVSERSTGCQTVLAPGQSVPSTLCPVAPTTAGDSWITGGGSYNTSAPTVYNLEPKTASARDFYNLTVRPPARLSNNNVSLLFPLSIPAAITSAFGWRVHPVMNQMRFHSGTDLGAPQGTPVLAAFSGKVEIADFVGGYGLTVVLQHNKGTEQTLYAHLSELFVKPGEEVKQGEVIGRVGSTGLSTGPHLHFEFRKQTPEGWVVMDAGSVLEQALSQLVHSLQVAQVDPKLAVPAIFQYSGKSLLAIDTTKAEPQSPTANHRPTPPLAEQVN; from the coding sequence GTGCGGCGATCTTTGGCACGGGCAGCGTTAATCTCTGGTGGATTAGGCTGGTTCGGCAGCCTCAGCTTGCTCAGCGCTAATATCAGCCTTGCTCAAACGGTTTCACCCTCTTTAGTTCCCAATGCTGAAGAGTTGCTTGGACCGGATCTACAGTCTTCATCGCCTTCGCAGGTTCCTGGTGTCACAGATTCGAGCGAGCCGATTGAACCAACCATCATTGAGCCAGCTACTATTACACCGATCGAACCGGAAGCTAGCCTCCATTCCCCTGAAACAGATACTTTTCCGCCTGCATCAGCGCCTAGTTCGTTTGATGCCCCCCCAGCTAGTAGTATTGATGTCCTCGTCGCTCCCAACCTTGCTGAAGAAGCCGCCGAAGCATTTGACTCAGGAACTCCGGCGATTGACCATGGAACCTATGGCAATGGCGCTTACATTGACCCCACTCCCTACAGTCTTGGGGCTACTCAGAAACCTGATATTGTCGTGTCTGAACGCTCTACGGGTTGTCAGACGGTGCTAGCCCCTGGACAAAGTGTACCGTCTACCCTCTGTCCTGTTGCTCCAACCACGGCTGGTGATAGTTGGATAACAGGGGGAGGTTCCTATAACACTTCTGCTCCGACAGTTTATAACCTTGAGCCTAAAACAGCATCTGCTCGGGACTTCTACAACCTCACAGTTCGTCCTCCTGCCCGCCTCAGTAATAACAACGTCAGTTTGCTCTTCCCCCTCTCGATTCCCGCTGCTATTACCTCTGCCTTTGGTTGGCGTGTACATCCAGTGATGAATCAAATGCGCTTTCACTCCGGAACCGATCTGGGTGCACCGCAAGGCACTCCAGTTTTGGCAGCGTTTAGCGGTAAGGTGGAAATTGCAGATTTTGTGGGCGGCTATGGTTTAACGGTGGTGCTGCAACATAACAAAGGAACGGAACAAACACTCTATGCTCATCTCTCGGAGTTGTTTGTCAAACCTGGTGAAGAGGTAAAACAAGGAGAAGTGATTGGTCGAGTTGGCAGCACGGGGCTATCAACCGGACCGCATTTGCACTTCGAGTTTCGCAAACAAACTCCAGAAGGCTGGGTGGTGATGGATGCGGGTTCCGTATTAGAGCAAGCACTGTCTCAACTGGTGCATTCGTTGCAAGTTGCTCAGGTTGATCCAAAGCTGGCCGTTCCGGCAATCTTTCAATATTCTGGCAAGTCATTGTTGGCGATCGACACCACTAAAGCAGAACCACAATCACCAACGGCGAACCATCGCCCAACACCACCCCTTGCCGAACAAGTGAATTGA